The Sphaerospermopsis torques-reginae ITEP-024 genome has a window encoding:
- a CDS encoding tetratricopeptide repeat protein codes for MDWITLLRSLQSDFIKRLNSGCLLHCETPGNYSELTIISGERLTILRNFCWLMAEKYKRTSPVRNVFISNLKGKLGEELVKERLADLITEVDYEKRMGGDGRHDFTLTKNPEIRIQVKSRHGTIEQVRWSVSAEEVEKNTVIVCILIKQEVNEAQSEYHLFLAGFLPTKMIKLKTGKISFGIHQLLYGGGLLSYLENFPTSIDNDHIDSQNQQVLYEQKKILKGIELQDDILDNNDDIIDYKNRGNMRYELGDYEGAIEDYNQAIKINANDEDIYYDRGNAHFDLGNYELAINDFSKVIKIKPNYTDAYYNRGNSRLIIGDKQGAIEDFQKAADLYWQDGKIEQHKDTQAIILDLEIEESLDILNF; via the coding sequence ATGGATTGGATTACCTTATTGCGATCGCTACAATCTGATTTTATTAAAAGATTAAATTCTGGTTGTCTCCTGCACTGTGAAACACCAGGAAATTATAGTGAATTAACTATTATTTCAGGAGAAAGATTAACAATATTAAGGAATTTTTGCTGGTTAATGGCAGAAAAATATAAACGCACTTCCCCAGTGCGTAACGTTTTTATTAGTAATCTTAAAGGTAAATTAGGAGAAGAACTTGTTAAAGAACGTTTAGCAGATTTAATTACAGAAGTTGATTATGAAAAACGAATGGGAGGAGATGGAAGACATGATTTTACACTAACCAAAAATCCGGAAATTCGTATACAAGTTAAATCTCGTCATGGTACAATTGAGCAGGTAAGATGGTCGGTAAGTGCAGAGGAAGTTGAAAAAAATACAGTTATTGTTTGTATTTTAATTAAACAAGAAGTTAATGAAGCGCAATCAGAATATCATTTATTTTTAGCAGGATTTTTACCGACAAAAATGATTAAATTAAAAACTGGTAAAATTTCCTTTGGTATCCATCAACTATTATACGGTGGAGGTTTATTATCTTATTTAGAAAATTTCCCCACTTCTATAGATAATGATCATATAGATTCACAAAATCAGCAGGTTTTATATGAGCAGAAAAAAATACTTAAAGGAATTGAATTACAAGATGATATTCTTGACAATAATGATGATATTATAGATTATAAAAATCGAGGAAATATGCGTTATGAATTAGGAGATTATGAAGGAGCAATTGAAGATTATAATCAGGCAATTAAGATAAATGCTAATGATGAAGATATTTATTATGATCGTGGTAATGCTCATTTTGATTTAGGCAACTATGAATTAGCAATCAATGATTTTAGTAAAGTGATCAAAATTAAACCTAATTATACAGATGCTTATTATAATCGAGGAAATAGCAGATTAATTATAGGAGATAAACAGGGAGCAATTGAAGATTTCCAGAAAGCAGCGGATTTGTATTGGCAAGATGGAAAAATAGAACAACATAAAGATACTCAAGCGATTATTTTAGATTTAGAAATTGAAGAATCTTTAGACATTTTAAATTTTTGA